CGGGACTGCCGATGATTATCAGATCGTATTTGTCAGGGTCAATGTTATATGGCTCAAGTTCAGGCTTGTTGTTCATAGTGACCGATTCGCTTCCCCAGACGTGTTCCTTGTCAGGATCGTATCCCGGAGTGGTCTCTATTTGCTCGGGATTCTCAACGTGGTGATAGTAGGTTCGAGAGAATTCTCCCGCAGGTACCAGCCGCAGAAGGTCAGCATCTATTGAAGAGGCCATAGCCTCTGCAAGAGCTCTTGTACTTTCATCGTATGAGAAATAAACAACAATTGACTTCATTCTATTACCTCCCTTCAATGCTATTATAGCTTGACTTACAGGCGAAATGAAGCTATCTCGACAAAGGAATCTACTACTCTCTTCCTGAACCAATGAATCTAGAAAGCATTCTGCAAACTCCTACTGGCGATGAGTTTTCAAGATTTGTGACTCTCTTCAGAAGAGACTTGTGTCAAGGAGATAATACGAATCGTTTCTACACAATTAGCAGAAGTTGTGTATCCTGAGGAATCGTAAGCAGTCTGTCGATGAACCAGGAAAGACCTTCGATTTTCAGTTCCTTCTATTCCCTGACAGCTGTTTTCATGGACATATCCTCCTGTGCTTAGAAATAACTGATCGAGCTTGCTGGATACGAAGTATCCTTTAGTAATATCATTATTTAGTAGAGGCGGGTTTTCCGGCTACGGACAATCCGCTTACGGCTTTTCCGTCTACGGAAAATCGGTCTGCGGAGTAATACGGCTTTGACAGAACGTTCTGTCAATTTGCTATGAGATTTCGCCAATCGACTTCTTTTTCTAATTGAATGCCCTCTAAACACAACGAATCACGATAATTCGTATACCAACTGACTTGATTCTTTCCGAATGAAGAAGTCATCTTTCGAGCACGGACGAGCACACTAGTAGAAGCCGATAACGGTATACAAGATCCAGGTCTCAAAAGACAAGATGAATCGAAGACGATGGAGAGAACAGAAAAAAAGGTTCAAATCAGTAAGTAGTTCCGATTAGCTTTTCGAACCATTCTCTACTAATCACTCTGTAGTGAGGGTGATAGCTTCTCTTATAAGAAGCGCTGTGATGCACCAGTTTTTCACCTTCAACGGCTTCCTTAACAACCATTGAGGACTCAGGAGTGAAGATCTCCTCAGGAAGAGCGTCTCTGAGTACGCGATCTATCCTATACCATTCTTCCTTCCATTCATCGTGTGAAATGGTAGCGCCCATTCTGCTGCTGGCAACCAACGCCCGGAAGAGGTCGTCGATAAGTACCTGCCGGTTCTTCACAATGACAAGATTGATCCTGAAGAAGTTTTCCATGTAACTGACATCCTGCCAGAGAACCTGATCGAACTCATCACAGTCGATCTCTTCGGCAAGAAATCTAAGGGCGACCGCTTGATCTTCCATTATGTGCTTAGGACCAAACGTGCCTTGATAGAATAGCTTGTAAATATCGTCAAACCTTGCTTCGGGATGCAAATCCAGCTCGTGAGAAGCGAGTTCAACAATTCTATTATCCATTCGAAACATACACTCCCCCTCTTTGATTAACTATTATACAGCTATCAATACTCGATTCAAAAACCATCGACTGCTATGATGACGCTTTCGAGGTAAACAGCGCATTAATATCCAGCAAGATAGCTCGAAATTTTCTCAAGGCCTTCTTTCATTGAATGCCCAGAACTGATCGAATAATTGAAGTGATACGAAGACATCCAGCAGTTTATCGCTATGAGTTCCCACAAAAAAGCCCCCGCACGTCGCGAGGGCTCTCTGGGGGTTAACTGTGGCCTATAGTACAGAAGCTAAGAAGAGAATCTCTTCTTCCCCAGACCGAAAAACTCTCTATAAGTATCCACTACCACGTCTGAATTCCTAGAAGAGCTAACTCTCCATCATTTCCTGTTGATGAACCATTTCCCGACGAACCAGAGTCTCCTGTTGCTACGATTGCAAGAGAATTCAGAAGATCAATTTCCTCTCCATGTTTAGTTATGTAAGTGGGATTATCAAAAAACCAGGTAGTAATCGAACCAAGGAGGAACAATTGAGCAAACTGCCCTTGTCCGGGATTCGCTAGATTAGGAACAGTCATCAGGTCACCAAGAAGAAACTGCCCACCTTTGCCTTCATCGTTCTTAATTACAAAGAAATCTCCCATCAGATTCTTATCTCCGTGCGTCGCCGAACTGTAACCAAGAGACATGTCTCCTCCGTAGGCTGCAAGCCTAAGATAGGAATCATTCTGATCCTCCAGAAGGCCAAGAATAATATCGATTGTAGTCTCTGCGTCAATCGCTGTCTTGTTTGATACCAAAGACTTGCCTTTACCGTTGTTTACTGCTTGAACAAGGCCTTCTACATCATACACAAATTGAGTATCAATTGTAACATCACCATTGACTCTTATGTCATACTTGCCATCAACAATGCTTATTTTGTGTTCTTGAGAGGAGACAAAAGTCGTGTCTCCGTTGATCACAATATGCACCGTTGTATCGCTTGCAATACTTGAAGGTATTGAGAATTCACTAGCTCCGCTAGTAATCGTTAATCCTTCCGTGGTGAATTCTGCCTGAAATTCGTCAGAGCCAGATACTGAAATCGTCAGTTCATCTGAGTAATCACTGAGAAAGCAAATATTTCCTTCGCACGCAATCGCAATTGGTGAAGGCTCGTATTCAAATTCTAAACCTCCATTATTGGGAATAAGTGTGACAGTTGCCCCAACTGCTTCTGGCAGACTGTCAAGATACTCCTGAACCCACTGTGAATACAGAAGATTGGGCGCTTCCTCAATTCCGGTGAATAGTTCTCCTAGAAATTCGGAAAGCTTTTCTTCAT
This Mesotoga sp. BH458_6_3_2_1 DNA region includes the following protein-coding sequences:
- a CDS encoding flavodoxin, producing MKSIVVYFSYDESTRALAEAMASSIDADLLRLVPAGEFSRTYYHHVENPEQIETTPGYDPDKEHVWGSESVTMNNKPELEPYNIDPDKYDLIIIGSPVWALTYAPPIGTFLEENKLEGKKIALFCTHDGMIGAAFENLKKELKGNDVIQESDFESPSSRLDEYVETAKEWARELLEGL